Genomic DNA from Mesorhizobium sp. 131-2-1:
AGGTCGAGCGCCTGCCGGCGCTGATCGAGGAAGCCTCGTCCCTGGCCCTCGTTGGCGCACGGGAAGCCGATATGCGGGTCAGCTACAAGCTCGATCCGGCAGCCGAACTGGTCCTGACGGACCGCATCCAGATTCAGCAGGTTCTGCTTAACCTGATGCGCAATGCGGTGGAGGCTATGCAGGGCGCGACACGTCGCGAGTTGCATGTCATGACGGTAGCCAGGGACGACGGTATGGCCGAAGTGAGCGTGATCGATACAGGCACGGGCCTTTCGCCCGAGGTGTCCGCCCAGCTTTTCCAGCCTTTCGTCACGACCAAGAAGCAAGGTATGGGTGTAGGCCTCTCCATTTGCCGCACTATCGTCGAATCGCACGGTGGCCATATATGGGCCGAGGCAATGCCATCTGGAGGAACCGCTTTCCGGTTCACCTTGCGAATCGTTGACAGGGAAGAGATCGCCAATGGCCGGGAATGATCTTGTGCATGTGGTCGACGACGACGTCGATGTTCGCAAGTCGCTCGGTTTTCTTCTGGGGACTGCCGATTTTGCCGTGCGCCTGCATGAATCCGCGACAGCCTTCCTGGCTTCAGCCACCGACAATATCGACGGCTGCATCGTGACCGATGTACGCATGCCAGGTATCGACGGCATCGAGTTCCTGCGGCAGTTGAGAGGTCGCGGGCATAGGCTTCCGGTCATTGTCATGACCGGTCATGCCGATGTCGCGCTCGCCGTTCAGGCGATGAAGGAAGGGGCGGCCGATTTCATCGAAAAGCCTTTCGACGACGAGATCTTGATCGACGCAATCCGTTCAGCACTGGGCAATCGCAATCGGGTCGATGCAAGCCACCCGCAATCCGCCGAAATCCGCGGGCGTCTGTCAACGCTTTCGGAGCGGGAGCGGCAGGTGCTGGATGGGCTTGTATCAGGTCTGCCGAACAAGACGATCGCCTATGATCTGGGAATCAGCCCGCGCACGGTCGAAATCCATCGCGCCAATGTCATGAGCAAGATGGCCGCGGGCAGCCTGTCGCATCTGGTTCGCATGGCGCTGATCCTGGATCCCAAGCATTAAGGCGATTGAGGAAACGAATCGCGGATATTTGTCGGCGCCCTCTCCGCTTCCCAGTCACGCCAATGGGTCGGGTGGATGTCGATATATGCGCCGGTCGCGGCGTTTTTCCATCCTTTCCGTGTCTTTATGCAGGGAAATACAAGCGCATGCTCGCCGTCCTCATCGAGGACAGCTAGTTCGAGATCGCGGTCGAACGGAGCGCTTAGGATCGGGTTCCACATCGCCCTAGGATGCGCAAGATGGCGGGCCTCGCCTTGATTTGGATCATTTTCCGAAATCGTTGGATGCGCGAATGCGGGCCAACCCTCTGATGTCGGTCCAGTCGATGAGCGCGGCCAGGGCCGAGGCTGGAGCAAGCGAGGTCTAACGTTTCTCGCCTAGCGCGGCATGTATCCAGCCGATGATGCGACCTTGTCGGCCTGTGACAGGTTCTACGCAGTTTCCCGTAGGGACATAACCGAATTTCGCGCTCCATGGATTCGAGCGATTGCTGTGACAACGGATCAACCGGGAACGCAGCGATGAACGCCTACAACACCGCAAGGATTTCACTGCCATCACAGCCTGCCAATCCGGCCCTGCAGGGGGCATTTGGCTCGGCACCAGTGCAACCGATCAGCTTCTTCCCACCTGGGTCCGAAATCTATGCCCAGGGCGAGAAGGCCGGCGCCTTCTACCAGGTCGAGTTCGGCGCCGTCCGTGTCTACCGCCTGCTTGCCGACGGCCGCCGGCAGATCAGCGCTTTTCACCTGGCCGGAGAGACATTCGGCTTCGAAGCCGGCACCACGCATCATTTCTTCGCTGAAGCGATCAATGCCACCGGCGTCCGCGTCTTCCGCCTCGCCGCCGGGACCGACATGGCACCACAGCTGCTGCCGTTGGCGCTCAAGGGCCTGACAAGAGCACAGGAGCACCTGCTGGTCCTCGGCCGCCAGAACGCCATCGAACGCGTCGCGGCGTTCCTGCTCGACATGGCCGAACG
This window encodes:
- the fixJ gene encoding response regulator FixJ; amino-acid sequence: MAGNDLVHVVDDDVDVRKSLGFLLGTADFAVRLHESATAFLASATDNIDGCIVTDVRMPGIDGIEFLRQLRGRGHRLPVIVMTGHADVALAVQAMKEGAADFIEKPFDDEILIDAIRSALGNRNRVDASHPQSAEIRGRLSTLSERERQVLDGLVSGLPNKTIAYDLGISPRTVEIHRANVMSKMAAGSLSHLVRMALILDPKH
- a CDS encoding helix-turn-helix domain-containing protein, translating into MNAYNTARISLPSQPANPALQGAFGSAPVQPISFFPPGSEIYAQGEKAGAFYQVEFGAVRVYRLLADGRRQISAFHLAGETFGFEAGTTHHFFAEAINATGVRVFRLAAGTDMAPQLLPLALKGLTRAQEHLLVLGRQNAIERVAAFLLDMAERQGGLRQVELPMSRVDIGDYLGLTIETVSRVFTKLKEKGVIRLLSLRCVEILKQDVLQYMGE